Genomic DNA from Zonotrichia leucophrys gambelii isolate GWCS_2022_RI chromosome 23, RI_Zleu_2.0, whole genome shotgun sequence:
gttccccctgtgcccaggctcACAGCACTGGGGGGCTGCAAAGGGCTGTCCCAGGGAtgatccctgcacagctgggcagtTCCACAGCCAAacaggctgctcctcctgacATCTGGGGCTCCTcggtggagcagggctggagcctctgtgggagctgtccctgcccatggcacagggtggaACTGGGtgggtttaaggtcccttccagcccaaaccattccgggaaaggagctgggaagcTCAGAGAGGCCTGATGgcttctgcagctcccaccaaACCTTCCTGCTTCCCTGCAGATACCATGGGGAGAAGCTGCCAACCTTtgtgaggaggaagaagccCCGTGGTGACAGCTCTGTTGTCATCTCCACCATCTACGATGAGCCTGAGCCCCAGGACATGGGTGACCAGCTGCTGAGGCGCCAGCCCCTCACGGCCATGAAGTACAGACAGGACATGGCCTTTGTCCGAGCGTCCCAGCCcgccctgggcagcctcagggcCCAGCCACGCTGAGCAGGGACTGTCACAGCCTTTGTCCTgctccccaggccaggctggctcctggccTGAGTGTAAGCAGGGtggttttgtatttatttttagtaaaaatatagatttgtaattaaaatcaccacagtggggttttttctgacAAATGAAAGGAAGTAATGTTCTGTGTGAATGGAGAAGGATTTAGGGTGATTAACACTTACATTCGTGCTGTGATCAAGCGAATGTGTGCGTTGGTGAGGCTGAGGAAGCAGAACTCAGCctgggaggcagggaaggacaagtacaggcagggcagggtaACTCCTTCCCTGCCCGAGCGTTCCTGGGGTGTGGCTGTCCCGCTCTGGCAGGGATGAAAGGCTGGtcctggcagcctgcagggggattctctgccttccctgtgGCTCTGGTAGCGGGTGctttccaggctgctctgccccgttccccaggcactggcacagggaacaGCTCTGTCCCACTGACCCAGTGCTGGCAGGCCAGGCCCTGTGTGACTTCCTGAAGGGGTGAAGGGGTAAAATGcagggaggaattcctcctTCTACCTGCCAGGAGGGTGTAGCCACCTGGGAGAAGGCTGAGGGTGGGCATTAGGAagaatttatttacagaaagggGGATTAGATTTAGGAATGGGCTGCAGGTGGTGGAATCACTGTTCCTAGAGAAACTGGtcgtggcactcagtgccatggtggtgtttggtcagAGCTAGGGCTCGATGGCctcagaggccttttccaacccgATTTATTCTGTGATTGGGAAAAAAGCGGGGCTGGGGCGGTGCTGGAGGGACAAGAGCCGGCGCCGGGACTCGAACCTGGGACCCTCGCCCTGACCGAGTCCCGGGCGGGGCTGCGCGTCCCCccggccgccagggggcgctgtggGAGCGGCGGCCGCTCCGCGCCCGGAACGCGGCGCTCGGGGCCCGCGGGCACCCGGACCCACCGCGGGGGCACCGGCGGCGGTGAGCGGCCTGCGGGACCGGGGTGGGGAATTCCGGGGTAACGGAGGGATAACGGGGAATGGGGGGACAACCGGAACAGGGGGGATAACCGGGATGGGAGGGTATAACCGGGGATGAAGCGGTCTGGGCAAGGAGGGGAGGTGGGAGGGAGAAAGCGGGAGCGGGGAAGGAGGGTCGTGACGGAGAAGAGGGGGCACGAGGGAAACTCGGGAACAAATGGGGTGGTGGGGATAAATGGGCCCTATAAACACAGATCAAGCCTTCAATGGGATGTTGTTCCCTCTATTAGACCCTGTCCCTATAAACACAGATCACACCTCAATGGggccctgtccccgtgtcccctctaTCAGAGCCCATCCCTATGAACACAGACCCTCACTGGGccactgtccccgtgtccccgcagcccggcagcagcaggaggatgaCCCAGCATGGCTGAGGACAGCCGGCCCAGCTCGCTGGCCTTTGGCCAGGTGGTGATCGGCCCCCCGGGCTCGGGGAAGAGCACCTACTGCCAGGCCATGCGGGAGTTCCTGGCGCGGCTGGGCCGCTCCGTGGCCGTGGTGAACCTGGACCCTGCCAACGAGACCCTGCCCGGGCCCTGCGCCCTGGACATCGGCGAGCTGGTCACCCTGCCCGACGTGATggacagcctggggctgggcccCAACGGGGGGCTGCTCTACTGCATGGAGTACCTGGAGGCCAACGCCGACTGGCTGCGGGAGCGgctgcgggggctgcggggacacTACCTGCTCTTCGACTGCCCCGGGCAGGTGGAGCTCTACACCCACCACCAGGCCCTCAAGAACGTCTTGGCCCAGCTGGCCAAGTGGAATTTCAGGGtagggatgggctgggggagccccaggcagctccacacCCCTGGGtacagcggggctgggggggctcgtGGCTGCTGCCTTCAGGAGGCTTGTGGCCTTTAGGTGAAGTGGCTTTATAGGGAAGGAGGGGAATTTTGCCCGGCTTTATACTGGGAGAGATTGGCAAAAAATGACCTGTCAGGGCTTTTAGTGGGAACAGGAGCACAGATTTCTTCCTCATACTTTGTACAAGATcccagaatgggttgggttggaggGAACCTCAAAGCCCATCTCGTTCCAGtccattccatgggcagggacaccctccagagaaccccagcctgtccctgagcactcccagggctgagcaggagtgtgtcctgctgtgctgcagatccTCCCCCAGCCCGGGGGGGTTTCACCAGGGTGGGTTCTGTGTGTGCCGGGAGCCTTGGCACTGCCCTGAGGaatgcaggggctgtgccaggccctgctgcagccccagcagagccccagcagagccctgcagggccctgcagcagccctgggccgGGCTCTGGGCTCTTGCACAACgggagctgcaggtgagagCAGCCCGAGCTGCTGACGCTGCGCTTGCTCTGCGGCGGGGCTGCACCACCAACTGCAAACCCTGCGTGCTCTGAGCAAGAAGGGCAGCTTCATTTGCCTGGGAATGTCACTGGGAATCTGCACATTAGAGCTTATTTTCATTGGAGTGAGTGGACATGGGATTGGAGTTGCTAAAATGAGACATGtgcagggctggttctgctctgcctgggagccccagcctggctgggctctgctgctgtgactcagccccagagccctgacTTGGAGTGacttccccagctctgggaccaCATCGTTACAGCCACACAAAACCCAGGGAATCAAAGTGCTTGTTAGTGcaattattaattattagtGCCAACCACAGGGGACTCTCCCAGCAGAAGGTGGTGAGCTGCAGgtactgctgctggcactgggggggcTTTGGCTCCCCTCTGACCCAAACCAGGATTCTCTGGTGCTGTTCAGTGGGCAGGAGGTGGGAGCTCATTCCCCAGGAGGTGCAGCCAGGCCTGGACAGGCTCTCCTGTGCTccttccaggctgctcccagctctgaccTCCTGTGTCCCTTATTGCCCAGCTGGCTGCCGTGCACCTGGTGGACTCCCACTACTGCACAGACCCCGGCAAGTTCATCTCAGTGCTCTGCACCTCGCTGTCCACCATGCTGCACGTGGAGCTGCCCCACGTCAACGTCCTCTCCAAGATGGACCTGATCGAGCACTACGGGAAGCTGGGTGAGGATCTGCTGaccacagcctgtcctggggggcaAGGGAGCTCACACCTCACCTCTTCTGCCTCCCTTCCACATGCCAGGGGGGCTCAGAGCTCCGTTCTGGCCTTGCACATGGAATTCGAGGGGCAGGGGTGTGGAATTGGGGAGCCAGGTGCGAATCAGCTGTGTGAGaatggggctgggtggggacCTGTGCAGATCCCACTGTGCTCctcagctgccagcctgccctCAGAGCTCCCTGTTGCCCTGCAGCTTTCAACCTGGATTATTACACCGAGGTGCTGGACCTCTCTTACCTCGTGGACCACCTGGCCTCCGATCCCTTCTTCAGGAATTTCCGCCGCCTCAACGAGAAGCTGGTGGAGGTGATTGAGGACTACAGCCTGGTGTCCTTCGTGCCCCTCAACGTCCAGGTGAgccagcaggagggagcagggagccctgcatgtgctgcagctgctttttgtgTGCTCAGAGACACAGGGCTGGAAACCTGGGCTCTGAAGAGActcagggaaagcaggagagcacagcCGGATTGTAAATGATCTGTGGCagccaaaggaaagaaaaaggctgaTGAGCTTGGGGCTACCTGGGCCTTGTGTCCTGGGGTGGGCAATCCAGGTTCCCCCTTCCTTCAGCTCTTCTGGCCTGCATTTCCAACCTGGGCTGAGGGTCACCTAAAGCTCTGTTAAATTAGGGAGCAGCGAATAATgagaagggggagggagggagggctggaaaTGCCCTTAATCAGGTAGTTGGCAGAAGTGTCAGCAGGCAAATGGGCTGGGGGAAGGTGATGAAAGGGAATGAGAGGGTGGAGGGCCAGTGGCAGTGTCCCTGTTTGTGTCCCTGTTTGTCCTTGTTGGTATCCCTGTTGGTGTCCCTGTTTGTCCCTGTTGGTGTTCCCTAttggtgtccctgtctgtccctgtctgtccctgctggtgtccccatTGGTGTCCTCAttggtgtccctgtctgtccctgtttgtccctgtttgtgtccctgtctgtccctgtctgtccccattggtgtccccGTTGGTGTCCCGTTGATGTCcttgtctgtccctgtctgtccctgtctgtccctgtttGTGTCCCTGTTtgtccctgctggtgtccctgttggtgtccctgtctgtccctgtctgtccctgtctgtccccgtTGGTGTCCCCGTTGGTGTCCCTGTTTGTCCCTGTTTGTCCCTGTTGGTGTCCCTGtttgtccctgtctgtccctgtctgtccctgctggtgtccccgttggtgtccctgtctgtccctgtctgtccctgctggtgtccccattggtgtcccTGTTTGTCCCTGTTTGTGTCCCTGTTGGTGTCCCCGTTgatgtccctgtctgtccctgtctgtccccgtTGGTGTCCCCGGCCCTCGGGCGCTGTCAGGGTGCCCCACGGGGCCCAGGCCCGCgtggggagggagctgctgcccgtggggaagcagcaggcacaggagccGCCTCGTGCAGGACAAGCAGAGCATGAggcaggtgctgcaggctgtggaCAAGGCCAATGGATATTCCTTCGGGGAGCGGGAGCAGCGCAGCCTGGAGGCGCTCATGTCGGCGGCTGTGGGCGCCGACTTCCACTTCTCCTCGtatcctctctgctgctgggctcagttTCCCTCTCCCTGGGGGACAGAGGCTGAATCTGCAGGCCCAGGTTCATCCTCTGGTGGGTGACACACACGTGGGGAGTGgggtgtgcccagcccagcctgggacagacACCTGTCCCCACCAAACCCCCCAAAGGGT
This window encodes:
- the GPN2 gene encoding GPN-loop GTPase 2; the encoded protein is MAEDSRPSSLAFGQVVIGPPGSGKSTYCQAMREFLARLGRSVAVVNLDPANETLPGPCALDIGELVTLPDVMDSLGLGPNGGLLYCMEYLEANADWLRERLRGLRGHYLLFDCPGQVELYTHHQALKNVLAQLAKWNFRLAAVHLVDSHYCTDPGKFISVLCTSLSTMLHVELPHVNVLSKMDLIEHYGKLAFNLDYYTEVLDLSYLVDHLASDPFFRNFRRLNEKLVEVIEDYSLVSFVPLNVQDKQSMRQVLQAVDKANGYSFGEREQRSLEALMSAAVGADFHFSSTLAVQEKYVQSQDKAVEEEVMDL